AAACAACTCGACTGTTTAATTAGTTAACCATATGCCCTTATGTGTTTTATTTGCACGTTGTTATTAGCTAAACGTCTTATTAGTGATAATTTCCCCACGCgtaaaaacacttttaaaataaattaatatacatatacgCTCAGTAGTAATGGATTTTTTAATATCcaataatattaataaagaaaCAGAATGTTgttcaacacaaaaaaaaccttacttaataaacaattattaattaaaacattcttTATTACTGTTAATCTCGTCGTTTTGTTTTACCTTTTAAGCTTAATGTACTTACACTTTATCATCTCCGCTCAACTGAAacatcatgtttttgttttgaaattctggTTCCACTTTATTGCATTCCCAGTCGTTCAATCCAAATCCTGAAgtcttaaaacaaaaatactttgtaTTTTGGTGTTGTTGACTGCCTCTTTGGAATTCAACAAACCCTTTGTTTATTTCTGCGTTTGATTTCATTTGAACACCATCCAATACTGCTACATCCCCATACTCGTTTGGATGCTCCTCTTTGTATTCTTTTATTCGAGTTTCGTCCGTCATGTGTATCTATAATAAAAGAATTAGAAAGTGTTTATTTCTAGaaagtaaatcatttattttgacagcctttataaaactagcaaagttatttttccttttgttttgcAAGAAAAATAGCAAGATAATGTGActcattttaaatttctttacagtttaaatcaataaagccATGTCAATACATGCACTTTTAAGTACTACAGTGTGACACCTGATGTTCGAACTTAATCATTACTGATGATTGTTAATAGATCTCATAGAAACATTGCTGCCACTGCTAAAGCTATGGACGTTATACCCGTTCTAGTCTCAAATTTCAGGGACcggttctttgttttatttatacgAGATGCCTTATACTTTTAAGCATAATTAtattgttcaacaagtgttttaTAAAGTAGTAACCTATTAAGCTTTTCAAAAAAGGACATTTAAGGAGCTATTGATTGaataaaagaacaaaatttgTACTGACCTTACACATAATTGTTACATCTCTACCAACATCTGATGGAGGAACAGTCACAGAGCAATGTGCCTCAGGTATTGGTATCGTCAGTCCCCTTTTCATTTCTTCCTTGCTCATCTTTTTCTTACGTTTTGGAAACTCGTAGTAAACAATAAACAATTCCCCTGGTTCTATGATCATAAAGACTTGATTTCCCTACAAGAAAGAAACAAAACCCGATTGTTTCGTTGTCAGGGGTTACATTTTATCACAAATATACCCATACAAGATATTATTAAGCAACACTGATGTttctaattttatatttcaaaaacatgcATGTAGAAAGTGACATTAAGGAGTTTAAGTGTTATacacggatttttttttttgttctaaaagaaatatttgtagcatgacaatacatttttttgtagTTCACATTTTTGCagtaaaaatgtgaaaatgttAAACTGTTTTCAATTCAGAGTGTTTCATTTTTACTCCAGTATTATCTGGCCTGTTACTTTTGCTTTCGTTGTTAGATATGAGcaaacatgaattcataaagAGGGCCATGGATTCAAAAATTTAGGTAAACAGCTTCAAGAACATCACATTCTTGCATTTAACTTTCCGGTATATCTATTAAAAgtggatatatatttttttcataaaaaccaaatacatttttactgtatGGCAGTATAGGCGCGGTCAAAAGATCTAAACCACTGCCTCAGTAGCCATGAGTTTCGTCATTTTGGTAAAGAACTACATAAACATCACaatcatgtatttaatttattttacacaaCTGAGGGATACATGTAAGAGAAGAAGATTGCTAAGACATAGTACATTTACCCTACATAACCTAACTTCCTGAAACAGGGGTCTTGAagtatatgaaattaattttaatgaagttaaTTTGTTGCTACTTTGGGAATAGAAAAGATGGTTTTCTAAAATACAGTTACATTTTGTAACAGCAATATTGACCACGCCTTATGAACTACATTTCAGTTCCAGAAGTAGTGAATTTCACAATCTGGGTATAGGGCTTTCTAgacattattgttattaattcaatttattttactgttttattttactacTTTGGGAGGAGAGAACgttttcagtgaatttattcttttttcacaatttttctatttttgcatATCTGCCCCGCCCATATGGCAGAATTGATGACAtagtcacatacatgtatgacaatGCGATTCCTATTCGGATAGAGATAACAGTAACTTCTTTTTCTCTCTTGGAATCCCTATTATcttattgaaaacattttgcCTTGCAGTTTTCAAAATGACGCTAACAAGAGATGGATGACAGATATGTCGCACGACGACGGATTGAAACCGATAGCAGTAGGAATCTAAATGACAAAGGTGGCCGTAAAATTTAAAGTATATTGTATACTTCGTTAAAATGGGATACAGGAGAAAGAAAGACGAAGGTAATGAAAATGGAGGGAGATTTCAGAGACGTGCTACAATGTATccttttaatacatttaagtTCTTATAACTTATTAATATCACCGGCAAAGAACGAGTACGTCTTATAGCTGAAAAGCTGCTGGTTGCTGATTtttgtatatctaattaaaagtgtttaaaattgACTAGATACCGCTTTTTCGGGGTTTCGTACATCGTTTCATTCAACGATCTAGAGAAAATTTGTACATACCGGAATGTGCCGTGTGTTGCTGCCGTGTGAAGAGATTGTACATTAAATAGAGAGACTGCATGTATCCTATTATAATCTTACGTCTCTTCAAACCCACCATTTGTTCcaaatgaatataattattatttctatttcattgatatttataaatatttttttcaaaaagcacAATATCCACATCTACCCCCAAAACACTGAGATTTTAAAGACGAAGGGAAAACTTTGAATTGAAGTTTTAAACACGTTTACCAAATTAAGTTTTTTCTTGTGGATATTatgacaaacaaataaatttttgaagaccCTGTGTCATTACTGGGAACATCTGTTGTGTTAAAAAACCGTTTGCacttggtaaaataaattagatGCAAACTTGGTTGAAAGGAATGACCTCGTaggcttaattttttttattaaaatcaaccaCAGCAGTAAAATCAATCATTGGCAGTTATGGAAGCGTAGCTGATAACACTTTTAATAAATGATCTCAGGTATACAGTTAGTGGCACTTTAAGAATCAGAAGGGTTGAAATTTTACATGATAGTGCTCCTGCACTAGAGGCAGTAATGTtagaaataacattaaaaaggcaaaacaaaaattaaatgttaatcacGACAAATATAAGatattcaattaaatattaatatctttaaaaagttaatattaCGACACATCTGCCGATCAATAATTTCAAAGAGGGTATAACGATGACATTGCTGATACAGAGTTTCACAAAATATAGAAGAAATATCCAGACACGATTACGTTGCAAGGGCTACAATGTGCTTGTGCATAGTGTCATTTCTTAGGAAGATTGCGTATTACAGATCAATATGCGTTTTTAATGAATGATATCTTTACAATACAATCTACATTTAGcgtttttgtttgtaaacattaaatagAAAGTCAAAACAACGCAAAGTGGATCAATGTACTTCTTTACCTCAATTACAACATCTCGTGCAGATACCCAAAGTCCTTGTCTGAAGACTTTCCCGCCAACTTTCGACTTTATGAATTCAGAGTGATTGTCGACACATATTTTTACAGGTGATTTAAAACCCTCCATTTTGAAAACATGAAGTATTTCACTTTTATCCACACCACTGCTGACTAATACGTTTTCTATCTCTTTTACAGGTAGTCTGGTtaaattttcatcattattatcatcattGAGAAAACCATCAAAATCCGaaccattttcaacaaattcgTTATCTTCGAGATGCCGATCAAAATCTGACGAATTCATTACTGTAACGTCTTCTATTTGTTGATATCCCTTTGGTAGGCTttgatatatacaaaaaaaatgggATAAAAAATGACAGACTCAATGAGTATGCTTTCGCTTTTTTCACTCAGAAAAATGctgtattttaaagaaaattttatttagtagggttaaaaatgtaaaaacaagatatgtttgtgaaacacatatgccccctcccttggaaacatccacaaagaaaatgaacgttaactgcaaataaatagaattttttctacgtccaaggggcataactctgtcaaaaattgctttaTCATACCAAAATCAAacatgacctagatattatcataattaatatGTATATGTCGAAAATTGATCGTACCTAATATAAAACATGACCTAGATAtgatcatgataaacctgtacataccaaaggactatgtgcggtatggtcaaatatctgccccaatttcaaccaatttctaaatagtatcgtataaaaaaaaaaattcacaaatcattgtatagaggatgcttataactttaatcttgattttagttatcattgctcattcgctgtttatctatgacgtcaccttaatgacctaattcccgcaaatttgcaaacaaatgaaaatattctcattttttgctctatattttgcattcgcaaaaatagagcgcaggtctgcttaagtgcaattttaacatatgtttttcttcagatagttatatatattatactataGAATGGTACCtcagcaagcctgcgctcgatgtttcccagtcgaaaaaccatcgaaaaacacccatattttcccacaaaacatcaatttatcaaattaatgcaatcttcatgacgtcatttcttcACTATGACGtaactgtggtgataaccttttacacttttatttccaatatgattttaactatcttttaccttatttttaaagctctttctaaaactttgattttgggggcaaaaaatgcataaaaccgcacacagtcctttcatttcaatatgttcaccctctgcgaagaaaatgaacggagactgttggtggaccgactgactgaccgaccgaccgacagccagacagacggacagacagcagcaaagctaTATGCCCTCCCTTTTTCGAAGGGGGCATAAAGAGTATATAACATTCAAAACATTTAGGATTTGACATGCACGTTTATACCATTTTTCTCCTTTATCGATTAACTTGCATATCTTGGAGGACGTGACTTCGATTTCTTCTAGAATATTATTCAAATCTCCAGTACCACTGCAATAAAGCCATTTAATTAAAACGTGTGAATGATTATTCCATGCACATAATATCGTTTTGCACCACTGAACTATATACATCTTTGTTGTAGTTTCTCTAAAGCCATATTGCTTGTAAAGAATAATGagaaaatgtttgtaattaaatgtttgattttaaaatatatctgaaaTCAGCAGATGCATGTACCATATTTATATAGCTGAAGCTACCTTTGTAAGACATTCTccaattctttgattttatCGCAAAGAACATTTACATCCACTGCATGGTGCTCTCTATAACTGCAATAAATAGCAATATGTTAACGAAGAtagttaattattaattaaaatgcaaaatgttGATATTCTCAGAAAATACCTCAAACTGCGTAACGCATATCTTCCGTTGATCAACACACGTTTAGTATgtttaaacatctttttaaactCTTTTGTTAGATGAATTGATTGGTTTTCCATATCTCTGTAAGAGGTATAAAAAATCGAACATAATGTTGCTTCTATGAGCTTAAGAATTCATTAGTTATCAAATATCGCTACTATTACCTATTGCGACTTTGTTCCCGTTCTATTATAAGTCGAGCAAGTCCACACCCTTTCTCAATGTAGTGGAATTGCATAACCACAGAGACGAGCAAGGGTTTAAATCCTACTTCAGAACTGTGcaggttttaaaatttcattgtattagcaatatacatttttatcaataagAGTGAAGCATGTTTACATGAAGAGAACATACCGATCCTTGCTACTTTTCATCACTTTCAAAACCTTTTTAGTTCCTTggcaaacaaaaatgttaaaatcaataCAAGTTTTCAGAAAGCCGTTCCTGCGTCTGCAAAAAAAGAGGAACATGTGCCACATTGCTCACGTGAATGTGTGGGTAATGACTCTTACTAACGCATCTTGCTCTCATCAAAACAGGCTTTAAAAGGAAACACAAATATCCAAGTCAGTGTTGTTTCAGTAACTGTGCTGTCAATGATTAAGAAGCGATCGGTATGCTTAtatagagaatattttttccaACAAGAACTTTTTTTATCTAGGATAAAAGCATTGTGTGTACGTAGAAGTTTGATTCACAATGGTCCTTTTTCCTTAGATTTAAGATTTTCTATCCAATTTTAAAACCCTTGGTTTAAGTTTCGTTCAAGTCATGTCGGAATTTGAATTTCTAAGgaaggtttttttcttcaattccTTAGAAATATCCCTTCATTATGACGTAGCTAGGTGATGTATTTAAACAAACGATAATTTGTGTAAAAGTCAACAATATGTGCCAAAACTTTCTTTATGTAAAACACAATTTGACTGaagtgatataaaaaaaaatattaattttaaaataaatcgtTTCTTCCTCAATTGTTATAGGCATTTTTAAGTTTGTCCTTTACTCATACACATGTTATTTTTTAAGGTCAATTACTTCTGGCATTGTACTTATTACTGCTATAAAATTTGAGCCATGTTAATGCTCTTTTTTGAAATCTGCAAAGTCacgttttgaataaaatatgagaTTTTCTAAGGCTTCTTCTTGAAATCTGCGAGGTTacgttttgaataaaataaaatctatcgTTTATCAGAAAGCTTATAGTAAATTTTGGATATCAAAAGCTATAAAATTCTTGaacagaagatttttaaactaccttattttaatatttacccTTTCCAAATCGTTTCCCCTTTAGATGGGGATCTGATACttcattaagaaaaaaagtggttctgttgtaaaagataaaatgtgaaaagtatACTAAAACGACAATAACATCAACAACAGCGACAACAGACAACAGAAAATCTTTATCAGAGAAGCTCAATTAAGCCTTCAGCTTACGCAAGTTAAAAATGAACACACAATAATATAATGGTACAATAAGTAAATTATAACATCATAATTAAGTCTTGcgtcatatttcaaaatattaaactttATCAGGTCTTAACCATTGTGCCAAATAATAATATCTGCCATTTTCAGTTTAACATTTTTGCCTCTGCTTACTGGTTTAATGCACTTTCGGAAAAATTCCTCATGCAGTAAATCACGGTTTATAGCAAACACGCTTAAAATGATTTGTCGCTTAAGATTAATTGCATTTCCTGTGACTCTGTTACATGTTGTAacttaatggaaaaacacaaaTTGCATGTACGATCTAATGAATCAAATTGTCTGTCCCTGTCAGtttgtatatgcatgtattattgtatattaataaattatatatgatacattttaCACTAAATCCTACTACGTTCAATCATCAAATCAAGAAACAAAGAACATGCGACTAATATGTGTCACAGCGTTGCTCCGCCCGCGCAGAGCATGTCCTCGACGAACTGTATAATAACCAAAATTTATCCGGCACACAAGCTAATTGTTTTGAAATGCTTATGAAAATATCACAGTTAAGAAATACTCAAATTTACcagcaaattaattttatatttgtaatatttaaggaagtaatcattttttaaacatatatattctgCATAAGTTATACTCAATAGTTTCGGCCATAAAATCGCTGATGTTGTTGGAGAGTACTTTGGCAGAGGTACGTTTTAAAGACTGCAACACTTCGCTGAGTACGCGTGGTATCTCGGCAATACTTGCACAGAGATCTATGTGCTTGGAAGAAAACCTGAAAGCAAATGGAGAGTTTCAATCGTATTTATTGTTAAGCTGTCTAAAGTTAGCTAAGGCActtataatatatatctatttacattttatgtattcttAGGCTATAAATTAGGCTTAAACAATCTGGGTTTCGattgttttttatattcatttcagCATTAGTCTAGACATGTTATACTTCAACTTaaaaactggggggggggggggggggggttaatcaAATATGTTATACTTTAATATAAATTGAATGGTTAATTTAATCTTTGTTCAGTTCAATATGACACATCTGGATTAAAAAGTTTTCACTTAAGCTCACGTAGCTTAGCAAATTAGACTTGATATTGCATAAATCCAAATGAATAGACATGTCCATTAATTGGAtggtgtatattttattttcgtTTTGCCTTGTGTGCAGCAACTAACTCCTTTGAAAGGATCTTAAATTTGGTTGCAAACCTATGCACTGCCAAACCCAAAAATGatcaatgtatataatattttaaacggCTTGAGTTATTAACAAGCATGATGATAATATAAACGCTTTATTGTAAtgtatttctgttatttttaaatgtcaatgtgacggtttggttttttttgttttttgtttttttttttttgggggggggggttactttGAATATACGGTTTAAGGAAAGGTACATAAATATGTTTCAACATACATTTCGAGATAAAAATCGTTGggtagttttgtttttttttaaatatattttttaaaggaaagatGATTTCATTCTATTATACGTTTATTCTAGTTTGCCGAATGAATGTTTGATAAAATAAGATAAGAGGTTTGGAATATTCTCACATCATCATTGTACTACATTTGGTAACTAAATTGTATCCTATAAGTTGTCACATTGTGTTCATTTGTGCTTACAATCATCATATATGTATCATCTAAAGAAATCGAACCAGGAAATTTGTAATTACATTTTATACttcttataattattttaaattcaagttaagcAATTCGATAATAAAATGTACTGATGTGCGTTCGTAACGCACTCTGAAATTGGAGTAATCGTAGGTATTACAAACgttaaatgcttttttttctttttgttcttcttgttttcttttgttttgttattttttaaagtgcattTATTCGAATTCGTTGCAAACACCCCCCTCCTGTCTCGAGACAGTAAATAATACAATTTATTAGTATACATTAAAAACATATGGCGGTTTGTccttaatattatttaaaatttaaaagatcaCTATGTATGTTCATACCATATAATTATCACTACATCGCTATctcaatctgattaaaaaaagattctTGATCTGCTCCAAATGAAGCCTATACAATCAAATTCAAACTAGATCTTCTATCCGATACAAAAAGTATGCTACACAAAGAGATCCATGTGTAGTGACTGTTGTTGTCTTCACTTACCTAAGGGTAAGGTGTACACATAGTATGCATACCATTTCACAGATGCACTTTCCAATCGAAAAAGTCAAAAAATATACCTCATACCACTCTCTGCAGATAAGAAAAAATGAAGCTATACCAACTATCTGAGCAATAAACCatccaaatgaaaataaatcaagaGCATTAATTATTCATGTTAAGTAAGCCATAATAAAATTATCCTAAAtcaacattatatttttatctaaatgaTGTTGAAATCAATTAAATGCGTTGGACTTATTTACCTGGATTGTAGCTTTTTTGTTTCATGTGAGAATGTGATTTTGTGGATTCATAGTAACTCAGTTAGGGTAAGAAAatctattcttttaaaaattatttttgttgatgatgCCAATTCGTGGCAGTGGACTACccaccactactactactacgaAAATTGTCCCaccatgaattctaatgatACCTCAGtctcatttatatatttttgatacacTACATAGAATGTGCAACACAACATTATCACAGAACCAATTATGGTTAAGTAataatgatatcattttttgacaggaaaaataaaattaattttacctGTATGGCAAGAGTTCTTCATGATTCGTCTCGCCAAATATTTCTATCATGAGGTCggcacaaaatttcatttcccttgttatattcttttttttctcccagTCTTTCCATCCATAACTGTCAATATCATacacaaaatgaaaaacaaaatacgtTTATTATAAAAGGTTTTATATATATCGacgttaaaatatttataaaaaaaaatataattcattaaaacagAGCGTAagttctttatatatttttaaaatttttgagagttaagaaattgtctttaaaaaaaaataaataaaaaaaatacttgccAAGCAATATAAActgattcaatatttttctagattgttttaaatttctgcGCTGGAACCACGTAgttgatgtatttatataagtaTGTCAGACAGATGCTCAGAAAGAAAATTATTGGGCTACAATATGACCATTGTTTCTTACTAGTAGTTGTAGTTTTAAGTACatttcaagaaatattgaatggAGCACTGTTAAGtacattttaagaaatattgaatGAAGCACTCTAACGCTTATATCGTGCTCTAACTGTGTAGTAAACGAAGTAGTGCAAAGCGCAGTGTGTGAGCAAATAGTAAAGTTTGACGGACAACTCATATATGAGTATGGACACGACTGTGATCGGTCCAGTCCGATCTTTAAAAGTAAACTTGTATACGgacaaataataaatattaaagacTGTCACAATGGTTCACCTAAATGGattaaatgttctttttttttttgatctgACTAGCTTAAAATATTTCCAACTCTTAATCTCTGAAGATATTCACGGAAACACATGAAAATGCAATTTAtaacttataaatatatatataaaaaaagagtaACATACCTTGTACCTGGTTGGTTACtgcaaaaaaaatgtcaatatataaataatccGCAGATAATCATATTAgtttctgattaaaaaaaatagtctcatcaaattttctgaaaattacGCCAACtacatatactttaaaaatagctTATAACACTATAAATGACATTAATTCAAATCAATGGTAACAGTAGCATACGAGTAATACCTTTGACCcagaaaacaatttatattattatactttcatgttaaatactgaaatctgattagtttagacgcagttgacaATCTTTTCTATTACCTTCAGCTTAAGCAACACACTCGGCAACAGATAACACAACagattgttacatgcgcgtaaattatgcgcgtactgttcgccgtagaattcatgtcatgtctatataaaagcagtaacattttctctaaaattaagacattcagtataataaaatgaatagtgcctgtttgggagggtagcaTTTAAATTGACActcctcgaaaaccattgtcaaccgactcGAAGCGCAGGATGTCAATGGTTTTCCCGGGGTGTCAATTGGAACATGGAAAGGAAAACTGATTTGCAGACCTTGTTCATCTAATATATCAGTGAGCTAAGGACACATCTAAAATGTAACCATATCAGTGTTCAAGAGTAGTGGCACATATTACCaaacataatttataaatttaattggAAGGGAAGAACAGATTCAGAAATAAAACTCAAAATGGTTCCTCAAttgtttacaaaacagatgTGTATTATTATAACTCTAGCACTTTCAGCCCTTgccttttttaatttcttactaGATAATATTAGGTTGTTAAAAttacttgtttttgttttgttttcattcgatgtacatgtacatgtaatcagtTTTGTCTTAATTTTGGAACTGGTTGTCACGAAACCTTAACATATTaattgttttggggttttttttttggatatctAGTGCTTCAAAAATTAGTTTCCTGTTTTAGGAAGCATTTGGTAGATCTCATACTCTATTTTGTCTTATCCATAATTAATTAATTGCTTTTTAGATATATCTTCTTTCGTAAACAATGTACACAATAACTGAATTGTGACATAGTTACAGATACCATTTAGAAAATGTTTGTCAACTGTTATTTGTTATATTAGTTTTATATGGTAAAAGAATTTTTCCCTTTGACTATTATCTGttagata
The window above is part of the Magallana gigas chromosome 10, xbMagGiga1.1, whole genome shotgun sequence genome. Proteins encoded here:
- the LOC105337409 gene encoding uncharacterized protein isoform X1; its protein translation is MDYHIFKREIIHSDYGTNNQPGTSYGWKDWEKKKNITREMKFCADLMIEIFGETNHEELLPYREWYEVYFLTFSIGKCICEMVCILCVHLTLRFSSKHIDLCASIAEIPRVLSEVLQSLKRTSAKVLSNNISDFMAETIERRNGFLKTCIDFNIFVCQGTKKVLKVMKSSKDRSEVGFKPLLVSVVMQFHYIEKGCGLARLIIEREQSRNRDMENQSIHLTKEFKKMFKHTKRVLINGRYALRSLSYREHHAVDVNVLCDKIKELENVLQSGTGDLNNILEEIEVTSSKICKLIDKGEKCLPKGYQQIEDVTVMNSSDFDRHLEDNEFVENGSDFDGFLNDDNNDENLTRLPVKEIENVLVSSGVDKSEILHVFKMEGFKSPVKICVDNHSEFIKSKVGGKVFRQGLWVSARDVVIEGNQVFMIIEPGELFIVYYEFPKRKKKMSKEEMKRGLTIPIPEAHCSVTVPPSDVGRDVTIMCKIHMTDETRIKEYKEEHPNEYGDVAVLDGVQMKSNAEINKGFVEFQRGSQQHQNTKYFCFKTSGFGLNDWECNKVEPEFQNKNMMFQLSGDDKVSYIVAIDNVESKKNKSSGILDLFLTLLGFKAQCKLLTLYKVPEEQDNTINLCVLCIESKGSDLSDQASRYFMNNWIQIEEHDESSDFLITPGDVIRLGFSGNVGPKEGNPPVITFIKKGSCFSRVELHCLDNKYPKGCVQMNLNDNTLDSKQLDWQYLLGKWKHGDYFRSDVQDGGNKSSSQCNLL
- the LOC105337409 gene encoding uncharacterized protein isoform X2, with translation MDYHIFKREIIHSDYGTNNQPGTSYGWKDWEKKKNITREMKFCADLMIEIFGETNHEELLPYREWYEVYFLTFSIGKCICEMVCILCVHLTLRFSSKHIDLCASIAEIPRVLSEVLQSLKRTSAKVLSNNISDFMAETIERRNGFLKTCIDFNIFVCQGTKKVLKVMKSSKDRSEVGFKPLLVSVVMQFHYIEKGCGLARLIIEREQSRNSYREHHAVDVNVLCDKIKELENVLQSGTGDLNNILEEIEVTSSKICKLIDKGEKCLPKGYQQIEDVTVMNSSDFDRHLEDNEFVENGSDFDGFLNDDNNDENLTRLPVKEIENVLVSSGVDKSEILHVFKMEGFKSPVKICVDNHSEFIKSKVGGKVFRQGLWVSARDVVIEGNQVFMIIEPGELFIVYYEFPKRKKKMSKEEMKRGLTIPIPEAHCSVTVPPSDVGRDVTIMCKIHMTDETRIKEYKEEHPNEYGDVAVLDGVQMKSNAEINKGFVEFQRGSQQHQNTKYFCFKTSGFGLNDWECNKVEPEFQNKNMMFQLSGDDKVSYIVAIDNVESKKNKSSGILDLFLTLLGFKAQCKLLTLYKVPEEQDNTINLCVLCIESKGSDLSDQASRYFMNNWIQIEEHDESSDFLITPGDVIRLGFSGNVGPKEGNPPVITFIKKGSCFSRVELHCLDNKYPKGCVQMNLNDNTLDSKQLDWQYLLGKWKHGDYFRSDVQDGGNKSSSQCNLL